The following coding sequences lie in one Scatophagus argus isolate fScaArg1 chromosome 9, fScaArg1.pri, whole genome shotgun sequence genomic window:
- the LOC124064204 gene encoding uncharacterized protein LOC124064204, with the protein MLKHIRACTVAEAHRVREESSWDMTVDELKAFISLIYIRGAQGGKGLDLASFWSADWGCAFFKDTMSRNRFQEILRFLRFDKKETRRTRLQENKFSLVSEVWERFVQNCITCYKPGADITVDEQLFPTKARCSFIQYIASKPDKFGIKFWLAADVDTKYMLNAAPYLGKDETLDNFFTSLELAKALKAQKTSLVGTVNKSRRELPPSVKEQRALHTTEVLKCDSATLTVYQCKPRKNVSILSTDHTTVNITSGRKAKLLHTRLLHTTTEPRLE; encoded by the coding sequence ATGCTGAAACACATCAGGGCCTGCACTGTTGCTGAGgcacacagagtcagagaggaaagtTCATGGGATATGACTGTCGATGAGCTAAAGGCCTTCATTTCTCTAATCTACATTCGTGGTGCACAAGGTGGAAAAGGCCTGGACTTGGCGAGCTTTTGGTCAGCTGACTGGGGCTGTGCATTTTTCAAGGATACCATGTCCCGAAACAGATTCCAGGAAATCTTACGATTCCTGCGTTTTGACAAAAAGGAGACGAGACGCACACGTCTGCAGGAGAACAAGTTTTCCCTGGTATCTGAAGTTTGGGAGAGATTTGTCCAGAACTGCATCACTTGCTACAAACCAGGTGCTGATATAACTGTTGATGAGCAGCTCTTCCCAACAAAAGCAAGGTGCAGCTTCATCCAGTATATAGCTAGCAAACCTGATAAATTTGGTATCAAGTTCTGGcttgctgctgatgttgataCCAAATACATGCTAAATGCTGCACCATATCTGGGCAAAGATGAGACACTTGATAATTTCTTTACTTCCCTTGAACTTGCCAAGGCACTAAAGGCCCAGAAAACCAGCCTGGTTGGTACAGTAAATAAGAGCAGACGAGAGCTTCCTCCATCTGTAAAGGAGCAAAGGGCCCTGCACACCACAGAGGTGCTGAAATGTGACAGTGCAACCCTAACAGTGTATCAATGCAAACCAAGGAAAAATGTCTCCATTCTAAGCACTGACCACACAACTGTCAACATCACAAGTGGCCGTAAGGCTAAACTGTTACATACGAGACTGTTACATACTACAACAGAACCAAGGTTGGAGTAG